In a single window of the Neodiprion virginianus isolate iyNeoVirg1 chromosome 1, iyNeoVirg1.1, whole genome shotgun sequence genome:
- the LOC124304328 gene encoding rho guanine nucleotide exchange factor 28 isoform X3 has protein sequence MFAKKQWKLKRVFNATQCFLKLQKTDECPNSGEDSDEDVITDYLSSANPNNSRVARGTDDELDGLTLDGGASESEYTKDGSSVIVMSDRGLDQLKQQPGGIGAQLRSTGPLVPIISVTPHSPGFAKHYPVLDDNLRQLHEIHESIQRMRDLTLTTTGHNARSRLHRHHTQRLSSSCPSLCPLNPVPLRTHEHQDTSSDPDLLVDGSANSSPTHFPSSNRHLPHGSQGVDRRRSWTDLEDSRRGSRHSGQDHHLHLQARTMRQRSISLSSLESELDLDLDSKPHPTGTVPGSKASRSQASTHSLNEADLIQGDFQKIVAKRERLGESGGLMPGITGSRLPLQKSISTPSIVTPPVHTHLTDSGTRTTPLLTAILHGPGRHDRGSGSETETEDLIPQRSHGFHGDLAREGTPNAQASFDELLTDGVVDDDNHSEKTRRKRGSLFFRKKKDKSGKKANQSQQHQWVSVAAASHQSGATCDFCTKQLVANKPALHCENCGATVHQSQGCKDQLTLECVKQKQHSSKSGSKSVSGTPAATNNAKRGSTSSLPPPLSTNSGREISNKKTATGYSPWRRVATKLGVNQTINEERDGDSTGHHREAPSNWEEHEFGEESHQFNVGDLEGLDPELGLGKEEPDSWTAAVGRNVARGLVNSCEREVKRQEHIYEFVLTEKHHCLVLLAMERIFADGLRRHFGLPPTDLERMFPRLRDLTDIHLKFLLKLRRRQQSNSVVPTIADILIEQFSGGNATSMKSAYGDFCSRHREAVNAYKYYYRSEPRFVRFVRHCQANPLLKKKGIPECILFVTQRLTKYPLLVEPLIKTGVASHEVEDLRQALLLVKQILGDVDAQVADKERADRKLEIYHRIEAKSFATHRGMKFKKSDVLGSNRTLKFEGTAFLMQGRSKMAPVVVVVLSDVLFFLAETRDQKYAFFAPDNKAGVVSLQKLLVREKAGQESRGIYLISSNPSDPEMFELKVQKPKDKQLWIQAIRAAVETCPQDLENENDELGNNGENEHRDNRSSSVSTISAEERQRIVDAKQSHIRDIVDELRKKDVEQAALLEEKMGLQLRLRSATGVWNTNESDNERESREDRELPDCSKLVPDYKRLVHADIGLVWSEAVVAVQKAMRLASSLSFSTGSATLSRSLSSAGERHSEAYVPPALCVPRRAETFAGFDHNKERSPWRDNTTLNSVIPPMKIGNLLSELGEGKEDEEADTETDGNRDQQLAAVQLSHYVYRLFCIVAIQMTTINSLQAQLAAWKDGSGKSTNNRPNPNRQLEELRNLQDQLSREKAAWRASTQQERTELDEQRAQLSRLRDQLTAEQRDVTQQRDQLYRRLEALERQGVSLVTPAATGAAPAHGSQSTDTLPSRKSQDNKRIPLNLISATNQQKVQSSLPPVKQQLPLKLASGSNNNNSRSSSIIANNSPDRHSRAGSSPAIVTSSSFSSPDLSSSNSFSNINTNTQTRLRATRSPPEQPHHHHHNQQQQSQQSQQQQHQQQRTEQPLEEEVIFF, from the exons ATGTTCGCCAAAAAACAGTGGAAATTGAAGAGGGTTTTCAACGCGACTCAATGTTTCCTGAAGCTTCAGAAGACAG ACGAATGTCCGAACAGCGGAGAGGACAGCGACGAGGATGTAATAACGGATTACCTGAGTTCCGCAAATCCCAACAATAGCCGTGTAGCCAGAGGAACAGACGACGAGTTGGATGGTTTGACGCTTGACGGAGGTGCCTCAGAGTCCGAGTATACGAAGGACGGGTCTTCTGTCATTGTAATGTCGGACAGGGGTCTCGACCAGCTCAAGCAGCAGCCTGGAGGAATCGGTGCACAACTGCGCTCTACGGGGCCACTGGTACCGATAATTAGTGTGACTCCCCATTCTCCAGGATTTGCAAAGCACTATCCTGTTCTCG ATGACAACCTTCGTCAACTGCACGAGATACACGAAAGCATTCAGCGAATGCGGGATTTGACGCTGACCACTACCGGTCACAATGCTCGCTCCCGCCTCCATCGTCATCACACGCAAAGGCTTAGTTCTTCTTGTCCCTCGCTTTGTCCTCTAAATCCCGTCCCTCTCCGTACTCATGAGCATCAAGATACCAGCTCTGACCCCGACTTGTTAGTCGACGGTTCGGCAAACAGTTCGCCCACCCATTTTCCCTCATCTAATCGTCACTTGCCCCATGGAAGTCAAGGAGTCGACAGACGACGAAGTTGGACCGATCTTGAGGATTCAAGACGGGGTTCGCGCCACTCTGGACAGGACCATCACCTTCATCTACAAGCCCGAACGATG CGTCAGCGGAGCATAAGCCTCAGTAGCTTGGAGAGTGAACTAGATTTAGATTTAGATAGTAAGCCTCACCCCACTGGAACGGTACCTGGAAGCAAAGCGTCTAGATCACAAGCCAGTACTCATTCACTCAACGAAGCAGATCTTATtcag GGTGACTTTCAGAAGATCGTGGCAAAGAGAGAGAGGCTGGGCGAGAGCGGAGGACTGATGCCCGGAATTACTGGCTCTCGTCTACCACTGCAGAAATCCATTTCAACACCCTCAATTGTTACACCCCCTGTCCACACGCATCTTACCGATTCTGGGACTCGAACTACTCCTTTACTTACCGC TATTCTACATGGCCCGGGACGTCACGACAGAGGCAGCGGAAGCGAGACAGAAACGGAGGATCTTATTCCACAACGAAGCCACGGGTTTCACGGAGATTTGGCCAGAGAAGGTACACCCAATGCACAAGCCTCCTTTGACGAACTACTTACCGA CGGAGTTGTGGATGACGATAATCATTCTGAGAAGACACGTCGAAAGCGGGGCTCTCTATTCTTTCGTAAGAAGAAA GATAAAAGCGGCAAAAAAGCAAACCAAAGTCAACAGCACCAGTGGGTGTCGGTAGCTGCAGCCAGTCATCAAAGCGGAGCAACGTGTGATTTTTGCACCAAGCAGCTGGTGGCCAACAAGCCAGCTCTACACTGTGAAA ATTGCGGAGCTACTGTTCATCAAAGTCAAGGATGCAAGGATCAGCTGACGTTGGAGTGTGTCAAACAGAAGCAACATTCATCAAAATCGGGATCCAAGTCCGTGTCTGGCACTCCAGCAGCGACCAACAATGCTAAGAGAGGGTCGACGTCTTCATTACCTCCTCCTTTGTCGACGAACAGCGGGAG GGAGATTAGCAACAAGAAAACCGCAACGGGATACAGTCCTTGGCGGCGAGTCGCCACCAAGCTAGGAGTCAA TCAAACGATCAATGAGGAAAGAGACGGGGATAGCACTGGACACCATCGTGAAGCGCCAAG TAACTGGGAAGAACACGAATTTGGCGAAGAGAGTCATCAGTTTAACGTCGGTGATTTAGAGGGGCTGGACCCTGAGTTGGGCTTGGGAAAAGAGGAACCCGATTCATGGACTGCAGCCGTGGGGCGCAATGTAGCCAGGGGTCTTGTAAATAGCTGCGAGCGCGAAGTTAAGCGACAGGAGCACATATACGAGTTTGTCTTGACAGAGAAACATCACTGCCTTGTTTTACTGGCTATGGAGCGAATATTCGCTGATGGCCTTAGGCGTCATTTTGGCCTACCACCTACAGATCTCGAACGAATGTTTCCTCGGCTACGAGATCTTACAGATATTCATCTAAAGTTTCTGTTAAAGCTGAGGAGACGCCAACAGTCCAACTCTGTTGTGCCAACTATAGCGGACATTTTGATCGAACAGTTTTCAGGGGGTAATGCTACATCAATGAAAAGTGCGTATGGTGATTTTTGTAGTCGTCACCGTGAAGCAGTGAATGCCTACAAATACTATTATCGCAGCGAGCCCAGATTCGTTCGCTTTGTACGGCATTGCCAG GCAAATCCTCTCTTGAAGAAGAAAGGCATTCCAGAGTGCATTCTCTTCGTCACCCAACGATTGACAAAATACCCGCTACTCGTTGAACCTCTGATCAAGACAGGGGTTGCATCCCATGAAGTCGAGGATCTACGCCAAGCGTTGCTTCTTGTTAAGCAAATTTTAGGGGATGTCGATGCCCAAGTTGCCGACAAGGAGCGAGCTGATCGAAAGCTAGAAATCTATCACAG AATCGAGGCTAAGTCTTTCGCCACGCATCGGGGTATGAAGTTCAAAAAGTCGGATGTGCTAGGAAGCAATCGTACCCTCAAATTTGAGGGTACAGCATTCTTGATGCAAGGTCGTAGCAAAATGGCACCTGTGGTTGTTGTCGTTCTATCGGATGTATTATTCTTTCTTGCTGAAACAAGAGATCAGAAATATGCATTCTTTGCACCAGATAACAAGGCTGGTGTTGTCTCACTTCAGAAGCTACTTGTGAGAGAGAAAGCTGGACAAGAATCCAGAG GCATTTATTTGATAAGCAGTAACCCCTCGGATCCGGAAATGTTTGAACTGAAAGTGCAAAAACCCAAGGACAAACAGCTCTGGATACAGGCAATAAGAGCTGCAGTTGAAACATGTCCGCAGGATTTAGAGAACGAAAATGACGAACTGGGTAACAACGGAGAAAACGAACATAGGGATAACCGTTCCTCATCTGTATCAACAATATCTGCCGAAGAAAGACAGCGTATTGTCGACGCGAAACAGTCACATATACGCGACATTGTCG ATGAACTGCGAAAAAAAGATGTAGAACAAGCCGCGTTACTCGAAGAAAAGATGGGATTGCAATTGAGACTTCGATCTGCTACCGGTGTGTGGAACACAAATGAAAGTGACAACGAACGAGAGAGTCGAGAAGACAGAGAGTTGCCCGACTGCAGTAAATTAGTGCCAGATTACAAACGACTTGTGCACGCTGACATAGGTTTAGTCTGGAGCGAG GCTGTTGTTGCTGTTCAGAAGGCGATGCGACTTGCCAGTTCATTGTCATTTAGTACAGGAAGTGCAACACTTTCACGTAGTTTAAGCTCCGCTGGTGAACGGCATAGTGAAGCCTATGTGCCGCCAGCACTGTGTGTACCTAGACGTGCGGAAACGTTTGCTGGGTTTGATCACAATAag gAGCGTTCCCCGTGGCGCGACAACACAACTTTGAACTCTGTCATTCCGCCCATGAAGATTGGTAATTTATTAAGTGAATTGGGTGAAGGAAAGGAGGATGAAGAAGCAGACACTGAGACCGATGGAAATCGAGATCAACAATTAGCTGCCGTTCAGTTGTCACACTACGTTTATAGGCTCTTTTGTATAGTCGCGATTCAAATGACGACGATCAACAGTCTCCAAGCACAGCTAGCAGCTTGGAAAGACGGAAGTGGAAAGTCGACCAATAACCGACCAAATCCGAATCGGCAACTGGAAGAGCTACGCAATCTGCAGGATCAACTTAGCCGTGAAAAGGCGGCGTGGCGTGCGTCAACTCAACAAGAGCGTACGGAACTGGATGAACAGCGGGCCCAACTTTCAAGGCTACGGGATCAACTTACAGCCGAACAGCGTGATGTCACGCAACAACGCGATCAGCTGTATCGCCGACTCGAAGCGTTAGAGAGACAAGGTGTTTCTCTGGTAACACCGGCTGCAACCGGAGCTGCACCTGCACATGGAAGCCAAAGTACTGACACATTGCCATCGCGGAAAAGTCAGGACAACAAACGTATACCATTGAATTTGATCAGTGCTACTAACCAACAGAAAGTTCAGAGCAGCCTTCCTCCAGTCAAGCAACAGCTGCCTTTGAAGCTGGCCAGTGGcagcaacaataataattctaG AAGCTCGAGCATCATTGCCAATAACAGCCCTGATCGTCACTCAAGAGCTGGTAGCAGTCCGGCAATCGTGACAAGCTCATCGTTTTCATCACCTGACCTTAGTAGCAGCAATAGTTTTAGCAATATTAACACCAACACGCAGACTCGATTACGAGCAACACGTTCGCCTCCTGAACAGCCGCATCATCACCACCACAACCAACAGCAGCAGTCGCAACAAtcacaacagcaacaacatcAACAGCAAAGGACGGAACAACCCCTAGAAGAAGAAGTTATATTTTTCTGA
- the LOC124304328 gene encoding rho guanine nucleotide exchange factor 28 isoform X7: protein MSDRGLDQLKQQPGGIGAQLRSTGPLVPIISVTPHSPGFAKHYPVLDDNLRQLHEIHESIQRMRDLTLTTTGHNARSRLHRHHTQRLSSSCPSLCPLNPVPLRTHEHQDTSSDPDLLVDGSANSSPTHFPSSNRHLPHGSQGVDRRRSWTDLEDSRRGSRHSGQDHHLHLQARTMDETNVLNDFSFQRQRSISLSSLESELDLDLDSKPHPTGTVPGSKASRSQASTHSLNEADLIQGDFQKIVAKRERLGESGGLMPGITGSRLPLQKSISTPSIVTPPVHTHLTDSGTRTTPLLTAILHGPGRHDRGSGSETETEDLIPQRSHGFHGDLAREGTPNAQASFDELLTDGVVDDDNHSEKTRRKRGSLFFRKKKDKSGKKANQSQQHQWVSVAAASHQSGATCDFCTKQLVANKPALHCENCGATVHQSQGCKDQLTLECVKQKQHSSKSGSKSVSGTPAATNNAKRGSTSSLPPPLSTNSGREISNKKTATGYSPWRRVATKLGVNQTINEERDGDSTGHHREAPSNWEEHEFGEESHQFNVGDLEGLDPELGLGKEEPDSWTAAVGRNVARGLVNSCEREVKRQEHIYEFVLTEKHHCLVLLAMERIFADGLRRHFGLPPTDLERMFPRLRDLTDIHLKFLLKLRRRQQSNSVVPTIADILIEQFSGGNATSMKSAYGDFCSRHREAVNAYKYYYRSEPRFVRFVRHCQANPLLKKKGIPECILFVTQRLTKYPLLVEPLIKTGVASHEVEDLRQALLLVKQILGDVDAQVADKERADRKLEIYHRIEAKSFATHRGMKFKKSDVLGSNRTLKFEGTAFLMQGRSKMAPVVVVVLSDVLFFLAETRDQKYAFFAPDNKAGVVSLQKLLVREKAGQESRGIYLISSNPSDPEMFELKVQKPKDKQLWIQAIRAAVETCPQDLENENDELGNNGENEHRDNRSSSVSTISAEERQRIVDAKQSHIRDIVDELRKKDVEQAALLEEKMGLQLRLRSATGVWNTNESDNERESREDRELPDCSKLVPDYKRLVHADIGLVWSEAVVAVQKAMRLASSLSFSTGSATLSRSLSSAGERHSEAYVPPALCVPRRAETFAGFDHNKERSPWRDNTTLNSVIPPMKIGNLLSELGEGKEDEEADTETDGNRDQQLAAVQLSHYVYRLFCIVAIQMTTINSLQAQLAAWKDGSGKSTNNRPNPNRQLEELRNLQDQLSREKAAWRASTQQERTELDEQRAQLSRLRDQLTAEQRDVTQQRDQLYRRLEALERQGVSLVTPAATGAAPAHGSQSTDTLPSRKSQDNKRIPLNLISATNQQKVQSSLPPVKQQLPLKLASGSNNNNSRSSSIIANNSPDRHSRAGSSPAIVTSSSFSSPDLSSSNSFSNINTNTQTRLRATRSPPEQPHHHHHNQQQQSQQSQQQQHQQQRTEQPLEEEVIFF from the exons ATGTCGGACAGGGGTCTCGACCAGCTCAAGCAGCAGCCTGGAGGAATCGGTGCACAACTGCGCTCTACGGGGCCACTGGTACCGATAATTAGTGTGACTCCCCATTCTCCAGGATTTGCAAAGCACTATCCTGTTCTCG ATGACAACCTTCGTCAACTGCACGAGATACACGAAAGCATTCAGCGAATGCGGGATTTGACGCTGACCACTACCGGTCACAATGCTCGCTCCCGCCTCCATCGTCATCACACGCAAAGGCTTAGTTCTTCTTGTCCCTCGCTTTGTCCTCTAAATCCCGTCCCTCTCCGTACTCATGAGCATCAAGATACCAGCTCTGACCCCGACTTGTTAGTCGACGGTTCGGCAAACAGTTCGCCCACCCATTTTCCCTCATCTAATCGTCACTTGCCCCATGGAAGTCAAGGAGTCGACAGACGACGAAGTTGGACCGATCTTGAGGATTCAAGACGGGGTTCGCGCCACTCTGGACAGGACCATCACCTTCATCTACAAGCCCGAACGATG GATGAAACAAACGTCTTGAacgatttttcgtttcagCGTCAGCGGAGCATAAGCCTCAGTAGCTTGGAGAGTGAACTAGATTTAGATTTAGATAGTAAGCCTCACCCCACTGGAACGGTACCTGGAAGCAAAGCGTCTAGATCACAAGCCAGTACTCATTCACTCAACGAAGCAGATCTTATtcag GGTGACTTTCAGAAGATCGTGGCAAAGAGAGAGAGGCTGGGCGAGAGCGGAGGACTGATGCCCGGAATTACTGGCTCTCGTCTACCACTGCAGAAATCCATTTCAACACCCTCAATTGTTACACCCCCTGTCCACACGCATCTTACCGATTCTGGGACTCGAACTACTCCTTTACTTACCGC TATTCTACATGGCCCGGGACGTCACGACAGAGGCAGCGGAAGCGAGACAGAAACGGAGGATCTTATTCCACAACGAAGCCACGGGTTTCACGGAGATTTGGCCAGAGAAGGTACACCCAATGCACAAGCCTCCTTTGACGAACTACTTACCGA CGGAGTTGTGGATGACGATAATCATTCTGAGAAGACACGTCGAAAGCGGGGCTCTCTATTCTTTCGTAAGAAGAAA GATAAAAGCGGCAAAAAAGCAAACCAAAGTCAACAGCACCAGTGGGTGTCGGTAGCTGCAGCCAGTCATCAAAGCGGAGCAACGTGTGATTTTTGCACCAAGCAGCTGGTGGCCAACAAGCCAGCTCTACACTGTGAAA ATTGCGGAGCTACTGTTCATCAAAGTCAAGGATGCAAGGATCAGCTGACGTTGGAGTGTGTCAAACAGAAGCAACATTCATCAAAATCGGGATCCAAGTCCGTGTCTGGCACTCCAGCAGCGACCAACAATGCTAAGAGAGGGTCGACGTCTTCATTACCTCCTCCTTTGTCGACGAACAGCGGGAG GGAGATTAGCAACAAGAAAACCGCAACGGGATACAGTCCTTGGCGGCGAGTCGCCACCAAGCTAGGAGTCAA TCAAACGATCAATGAGGAAAGAGACGGGGATAGCACTGGACACCATCGTGAAGCGCCAAG TAACTGGGAAGAACACGAATTTGGCGAAGAGAGTCATCAGTTTAACGTCGGTGATTTAGAGGGGCTGGACCCTGAGTTGGGCTTGGGAAAAGAGGAACCCGATTCATGGACTGCAGCCGTGGGGCGCAATGTAGCCAGGGGTCTTGTAAATAGCTGCGAGCGCGAAGTTAAGCGACAGGAGCACATATACGAGTTTGTCTTGACAGAGAAACATCACTGCCTTGTTTTACTGGCTATGGAGCGAATATTCGCTGATGGCCTTAGGCGTCATTTTGGCCTACCACCTACAGATCTCGAACGAATGTTTCCTCGGCTACGAGATCTTACAGATATTCATCTAAAGTTTCTGTTAAAGCTGAGGAGACGCCAACAGTCCAACTCTGTTGTGCCAACTATAGCGGACATTTTGATCGAACAGTTTTCAGGGGGTAATGCTACATCAATGAAAAGTGCGTATGGTGATTTTTGTAGTCGTCACCGTGAAGCAGTGAATGCCTACAAATACTATTATCGCAGCGAGCCCAGATTCGTTCGCTTTGTACGGCATTGCCAG GCAAATCCTCTCTTGAAGAAGAAAGGCATTCCAGAGTGCATTCTCTTCGTCACCCAACGATTGACAAAATACCCGCTACTCGTTGAACCTCTGATCAAGACAGGGGTTGCATCCCATGAAGTCGAGGATCTACGCCAAGCGTTGCTTCTTGTTAAGCAAATTTTAGGGGATGTCGATGCCCAAGTTGCCGACAAGGAGCGAGCTGATCGAAAGCTAGAAATCTATCACAG AATCGAGGCTAAGTCTTTCGCCACGCATCGGGGTATGAAGTTCAAAAAGTCGGATGTGCTAGGAAGCAATCGTACCCTCAAATTTGAGGGTACAGCATTCTTGATGCAAGGTCGTAGCAAAATGGCACCTGTGGTTGTTGTCGTTCTATCGGATGTATTATTCTTTCTTGCTGAAACAAGAGATCAGAAATATGCATTCTTTGCACCAGATAACAAGGCTGGTGTTGTCTCACTTCAGAAGCTACTTGTGAGAGAGAAAGCTGGACAAGAATCCAGAG GCATTTATTTGATAAGCAGTAACCCCTCGGATCCGGAAATGTTTGAACTGAAAGTGCAAAAACCCAAGGACAAACAGCTCTGGATACAGGCAATAAGAGCTGCAGTTGAAACATGTCCGCAGGATTTAGAGAACGAAAATGACGAACTGGGTAACAACGGAGAAAACGAACATAGGGATAACCGTTCCTCATCTGTATCAACAATATCTGCCGAAGAAAGACAGCGTATTGTCGACGCGAAACAGTCACATATACGCGACATTGTCG ATGAACTGCGAAAAAAAGATGTAGAACAAGCCGCGTTACTCGAAGAAAAGATGGGATTGCAATTGAGACTTCGATCTGCTACCGGTGTGTGGAACACAAATGAAAGTGACAACGAACGAGAGAGTCGAGAAGACAGAGAGTTGCCCGACTGCAGTAAATTAGTGCCAGATTACAAACGACTTGTGCACGCTGACATAGGTTTAGTCTGGAGCGAG GCTGTTGTTGCTGTTCAGAAGGCGATGCGACTTGCCAGTTCATTGTCATTTAGTACAGGAAGTGCAACACTTTCACGTAGTTTAAGCTCCGCTGGTGAACGGCATAGTGAAGCCTATGTGCCGCCAGCACTGTGTGTACCTAGACGTGCGGAAACGTTTGCTGGGTTTGATCACAATAag gAGCGTTCCCCGTGGCGCGACAACACAACTTTGAACTCTGTCATTCCGCCCATGAAGATTGGTAATTTATTAAGTGAATTGGGTGAAGGAAAGGAGGATGAAGAAGCAGACACTGAGACCGATGGAAATCGAGATCAACAATTAGCTGCCGTTCAGTTGTCACACTACGTTTATAGGCTCTTTTGTATAGTCGCGATTCAAATGACGACGATCAACAGTCTCCAAGCACAGCTAGCAGCTTGGAAAGACGGAAGTGGAAAGTCGACCAATAACCGACCAAATCCGAATCGGCAACTGGAAGAGCTACGCAATCTGCAGGATCAACTTAGCCGTGAAAAGGCGGCGTGGCGTGCGTCAACTCAACAAGAGCGTACGGAACTGGATGAACAGCGGGCCCAACTTTCAAGGCTACGGGATCAACTTACAGCCGAACAGCGTGATGTCACGCAACAACGCGATCAGCTGTATCGCCGACTCGAAGCGTTAGAGAGACAAGGTGTTTCTCTGGTAACACCGGCTGCAACCGGAGCTGCACCTGCACATGGAAGCCAAAGTACTGACACATTGCCATCGCGGAAAAGTCAGGACAACAAACGTATACCATTGAATTTGATCAGTGCTACTAACCAACAGAAAGTTCAGAGCAGCCTTCCTCCAGTCAAGCAACAGCTGCCTTTGAAGCTGGCCAGTGGcagcaacaataataattctaG AAGCTCGAGCATCATTGCCAATAACAGCCCTGATCGTCACTCAAGAGCTGGTAGCAGTCCGGCAATCGTGACAAGCTCATCGTTTTCATCACCTGACCTTAGTAGCAGCAATAGTTTTAGCAATATTAACACCAACACGCAGACTCGATTACGAGCAACACGTTCGCCTCCTGAACAGCCGCATCATCACCACCACAACCAACAGCAGCAGTCGCAACAAtcacaacagcaacaacatcAACAGCAAAGGACGGAACAACCCCTAGAAGAAGAAGTTATATTTTTCTGA